One window of the Pelosinus sp. IPA-1 genome contains the following:
- a CDS encoding polysaccharide biosynthesis/export family protein: MKYVVHIVIITVFVVSMAMHVVWAEEYRLSAGDILSFGVWGYDDLQTKELMIRPDGKVNFPIVGEVNAQGITAGQLTELLTEGLSHYVNDPKVTVNIIKYHTTRVYVLGEVVKPGMYELEKQHNLLDALGVAGSYTRNAAKKKVYIIHQNQTNTPVKVNLMNIWEKGDMTQNYALCDGDVVYLSDNGRINFATDILPIITGGYYMTHM; encoded by the coding sequence GTGAAGTATGTTGTTCATATCGTTATCATAACTGTATTTGTAGTAAGTATGGCTATGCATGTTGTTTGGGCAGAAGAATATCGCCTTAGCGCCGGTGACATTCTAAGTTTTGGAGTGTGGGGCTATGATGACTTACAAACCAAAGAACTTATGATCAGACCTGATGGCAAGGTTAACTTTCCTATTGTTGGGGAAGTTAACGCGCAGGGAATTACTGCAGGTCAATTGACAGAACTACTTACTGAAGGTCTCAGTCATTATGTTAATGATCCTAAAGTAACCGTCAATATTATTAAATATCACACAACTCGGGTTTACGTATTGGGTGAGGTAGTGAAACCAGGGATGTATGAATTGGAAAAACAGCATAATCTGCTTGATGCTCTTGGTGTGGCTGGAAGCTATACTCGAAATGCAGCTAAGAAAAAAGTCTATATTATTCATCAAAATCAAACGAATACTCCGGTAAAGGTGAATTTGATGAACATATGGGAAAAAGGTGATATGACACAAAATTATGCACTTTGTGATGGAGATGTAGTATACCTTTCTGATAATGGTAGGATTAATTTTGCCACTGATATTCTTCCTATCATTACAGGCGGCTATTATATGACACATATGTAA
- a CDS encoding GNVR domain-containing protein: MEETTIDLKEIIKTIKKRRNLIRNVFAVMVITTVVVSFLIPPTYEAETTLRVKQPKGLADSLLADLPIGSSNDTKLLMNTYAEILKSRSVVESVINKTQADKQDIPDYDEMLKRISTLPVKDSELLKIKVTAKSAEEAQVVANTLVDTFTERMTLLVRSEQSEVRKFIGERMVESKKELEKAENLLQKYKTDENIAAPTEETKAIVERLSAINKLSAENTVALAAAQAKVSSVNRELAEEKPGFVADSPLIQQYKGKLADLEVQLATLSQNFTDKHPQVMSTRAAIIETKAKLNTESARVLNAEAPSMNPIHLGLLQGKIEAEAEIAAGSAQKEAISKIVADGEKILNKLPAKEQGLIRVMRDATVAQEIYVMLAKRHEEARISEVMQPTDVQIIDVAAMPVKPISPKKTLNVIIAAALGLFTGLGIAFMTEYMNRTVKSVEDVRDYLDLPVLGSIPHFESEMKLVANPGMWANIKKLVMAKTNKGE, from the coding sequence ATGGAAGAAACAACAATCGATTTAAAAGAAATTATAAAAACCATTAAAAAACGCCGCAATTTGATTAGAAATGTATTTGCAGTGATGGTTATAACTACAGTGGTAGTGAGCTTTCTCATTCCCCCTACCTATGAAGCGGAAACGACTTTGCGTGTGAAGCAGCCTAAAGGACTTGCTGATTCACTGTTGGCTGATCTACCAATAGGGAGTAGTAATGACACGAAACTGTTAATGAACACATATGCTGAAATTTTGAAAAGCAGATCGGTAGTAGAATCAGTCATTAATAAAACGCAGGCTGACAAACAAGATATACCGGATTATGATGAAATGTTAAAACGTATTTCGACACTACCCGTAAAGGATAGTGAATTATTAAAGATAAAAGTAACGGCAAAATCAGCGGAAGAAGCACAGGTTGTTGCCAATACATTGGTTGATACATTTACAGAAAGAATGACTCTGCTGGTACGGTCTGAACAGTCAGAAGTGCGCAAGTTTATTGGCGAGCGGATGGTAGAATCAAAAAAGGAGCTAGAAAAAGCGGAAAATCTATTACAAAAATATAAAACGGATGAAAATATTGCAGCCCCTACTGAAGAAACAAAAGCTATAGTAGAGAGGCTTTCTGCTATTAACAAACTATCAGCAGAAAACACGGTAGCCCTTGCCGCTGCACAGGCCAAAGTTAGTAGTGTGAATAGAGAATTGGCGGAGGAAAAACCAGGGTTTGTAGCTGACAGTCCCCTTATTCAACAATACAAAGGTAAGTTAGCTGATTTAGAAGTCCAATTAGCGACATTATCTCAGAATTTTACGGATAAGCATCCTCAGGTAATGTCTACACGAGCTGCTATTATAGAGACAAAAGCCAAATTAAATACCGAATCAGCCCGTGTACTGAATGCAGAAGCTCCCTCAATGAATCCAATACACTTAGGGCTATTACAAGGGAAGATAGAAGCAGAAGCTGAGATTGCTGCTGGCAGTGCACAGAAGGAAGCGATTAGCAAAATAGTAGCAGATGGCGAGAAAATACTAAACAAATTACCTGCGAAGGAACAGGGGCTAATACGTGTAATGCGTGATGCTACAGTTGCGCAAGAAATATATGTCATGTTGGCAAAACGCCATGAAGAAGCACGGATCAGCGAGGTCATGCAACCTACCGATGTGCAGATCATTGACGTAGCTGCCATGCCAGTTAAACCGATCAGTCCCAAAAAGACACTCAATGTGATCATTGCTGCGGCACTGGGCTTATTTACCGGCCTAGGAATAGCCTTCATGACAGAATATATGAATAGAACGGTGAAAAGTGTAGAGGATGTTAGAGATTATCTTGATCTTCCTGTGTTAGGAAGTATTCCGCATTTTGAAAGTGAAATGAAATTGGTAGCAAACCCTGGCATGTGGGCGAATATCAAAAAGTTAGTAATGGCTAAAACCAACAAGGGAGAATAA
- a CDS encoding CpsD/CapB family tyrosine-protein kinase: protein MSTDKYKLIVHEEAKSPIAEAYRTLRTNIQFSKTDGQLQTILFTSSGPGEGKSTTLANTAVALAQSGKKVIMMDCDFRKPTLHKIFSKKNQGITNILVEEFYAEDLIQETLVENLRILTSGPIPPNPSELLGSTKMQGLLNYLKEQADYLIIDAPPVIAVTDACVMASRVDGIVLVVNSGMVRPEMAQKAKDLLIKANGHLLGVILNRVEIEEEYAYYYYYYGSDTTKIAK, encoded by the coding sequence ATGAGTACTGATAAATACAAGCTTATTGTACATGAAGAAGCTAAATCCCCAATTGCTGAAGCGTACCGTACACTAAGAACGAATATTCAATTTTCAAAAACAGATGGTCAATTACAAACGATCCTGTTCACTAGCTCTGGACCAGGTGAGGGCAAATCAACGACGCTAGCAAATACTGCAGTTGCATTGGCTCAGTCCGGCAAGAAAGTTATTATGATGGACTGTGATTTTCGGAAACCGACCTTGCATAAAATATTTAGTAAGAAAAATCAGGGCATTACGAATATTTTGGTTGAGGAATTTTATGCTGAAGATTTGATCCAAGAAACACTGGTGGAAAATCTCAGGATATTGACCAGTGGGCCGATCCCCCCTAATCCCTCAGAATTACTGGGGTCTACAAAAATGCAGGGTTTATTAAACTATCTGAAAGAACAGGCTGATTATTTAATTATTGATGCACCGCCAGTAATTGCTGTTACAGATGCTTGTGTAATGGCTTCTAGAGTTGATGGCATTGTTTTAGTTGTCAATTCTGGTATGGTTCGCCCTGAAATGGCCCAAAAAGCGAAAGATTTGTTGATAAAAGCCAATGGGCATTTGTTAGGAGTCATTTTGAATCGTGTGGAGATAGAGGAAGAGTATGCTTATTACTATTATTACTATGGAAGTGATACGACTAAGATAGCGAAGTAG
- a CDS encoding sugar transferase, with protein sequence MLRKLILLIGDMGLLVLATYLAVVMVFYDRTSQMNLPTYYNMTPIMIVTAGILFNINGLFSLSRKKFSELLLSLGVALFNLLVVMMAISFFLREFGYSRSVLFITMMLQFTMLAVWKYIFWQAEKALGKRKNTLLIGNPIECARLIARLQAQPQLNYNVRYVCTDCESEAWKNVNQDIDLIIVCAELSLKDKAEIVHYCHANNKQVFLIPNMYEIFCSGVELDKIDDIPVFYPCYLKPALEQRTLKRMLDIAVSGTTLLFIWPLLILVAIVIKFDSPGPILYSQIRTGRDEQEFKVYKFRSMRADAENATGPVLAGENDPRITRSGKFLRATRLDELPQLFNVLLGDMSIVGPRPERPFFVKQFKAEIPEYIYRHNVKPGITGLAQVYGKYNTTPYNKLIYDLIYIQKCNVLTDLVIMLQTIRVLVTKSSTEGVKSSHGKADLSRYEIDQVG encoded by the coding sequence ATGCTGAGAAAGTTAATATTATTAATTGGTGACATGGGGCTATTGGTACTGGCGACATATTTAGCAGTCGTTATGGTCTTTTATGATCGTACCTCTCAAATGAACTTGCCTACGTATTACAATATGACTCCAATTATGATTGTAACTGCAGGTATTTTATTCAATATAAACGGACTCTTTTCACTGTCCCGCAAAAAATTCAGTGAACTATTACTAAGTTTGGGGGTAGCACTGTTTAATTTATTGGTTGTGATGATGGCTATCAGTTTTTTCTTAAGAGAGTTCGGTTATTCGCGTAGTGTGTTGTTCATTACAATGATGCTGCAATTCACAATGCTGGCAGTTTGGAAATATATTTTTTGGCAGGCGGAAAAGGCTTTAGGTAAACGTAAAAATACACTGCTGATTGGTAATCCAATCGAGTGTGCAAGGCTTATTGCTCGTTTACAAGCGCAGCCACAGTTAAACTATAATGTACGATATGTTTGTACGGATTGTGAGAGTGAGGCCTGGAAAAATGTCAATCAAGACATTGATTTAATTATTGTCTGTGCCGAATTGAGTTTGAAAGATAAGGCTGAAATCGTTCACTATTGCCACGCCAATAATAAACAAGTATTTCTGATTCCCAACATGTACGAGATATTCTGCAGTGGAGTAGAACTGGATAAGATTGATGACATCCCAGTCTTTTATCCTTGTTATCTAAAACCGGCATTAGAGCAGCGTACTTTAAAACGCATGCTTGATATAGCCGTTTCAGGCACAACCCTATTATTTATATGGCCCTTACTCATTCTTGTGGCAATAGTCATAAAATTCGATAGTCCAGGTCCCATATTATACAGCCAGATCCGGACAGGACGTGATGAGCAAGAATTTAAAGTTTATAAGTTTCGTAGCATGCGTGCAGATGCGGAGAATGCTACTGGCCCCGTATTAGCTGGGGAAAACGATCCAAGAATTACAAGATCGGGAAAATTCTTGCGTGCTACCCGTCTTGATGAATTGCCTCAGCTTTTTAATGTGCTGTTAGGTGATATGAGCATTGTGGGACCTCGCCCGGAGCGTCCATTTTTTGTTAAACAATTCAAGGCAGAAATACCTGAATATATATACCGGCACAATGTCAAACCAGGGATTACAGGTTTGGCTCAGGTGTATGGAAAGTATAATACTACGCCGTATAATAAGCTGATTTATGATTTGATTTATATACAAAAATGCAATGTGCTAACGGATTTGGTTATAATGCTACAGACAATAAGAGTCCTAGTAACCAAAAGTAGCACCGAAGGGGTTAAGAGTAGCCATGGGAAGGCTGATCTGTCCAGGTATGAAATTGACCAAGTTGGATGA
- a CDS encoding glycosyltransferase → MKLAFVCSNYGSIQDGIGHYCSKIVEKINEIYPAYTVKVFTGNTLGSGKTSLVISLAMTVALFRSACSVIYGRTNCVIVEYPFYEWNPMILLAIWFNKVALWISRGKLIISLHEYKRANFLRQYMIRHILAISDIIFATEPQDIAGLIHCKKIIYQRYIPSNIEPNVRSFEHRFKPNSFCYFGLISKTKAFEEMLEGWKTFNRKGIYELHICTSSDYVYLIDDMMKYNISVHLRCNEREVSEILSMCDFGILPIMPCVSTNNATLKAILVHGCIPIGKIDPECDEFEKLFIKMESYHPSAFAVAIDKAVSLTLQVKEDLRAQGTFYARNFTIEKTCREIIENISEVRYENSASK, encoded by the coding sequence ATGAAACTAGCATTTGTATGCAGTAATTATGGTTCTATACAGGACGGGATAGGTCATTATTGCAGCAAGATAGTAGAAAAAATTAATGAAATATACCCAGCATATACAGTCAAAGTGTTCACAGGTAATACCTTAGGGAGTGGCAAGACGAGTCTTGTCATTTCTCTAGCCATGACTGTTGCATTATTTCGTAGTGCTTGTAGTGTAATTTATGGACGTACCAATTGTGTTATTGTTGAGTACCCTTTCTATGAATGGAATCCAATGATTTTACTTGCTATTTGGTTCAATAAAGTTGCACTTTGGATATCTCGAGGGAAATTAATCATTTCTTTACATGAGTATAAGCGCGCAAATTTCTTAAGGCAGTATATGATTAGGCATATATTAGCCATTAGTGACATTATTTTTGCAACGGAACCTCAGGATATAGCTGGCTTGATACATTGCAAGAAAATAATATATCAGCGTTATATTCCAAGCAATATTGAGCCTAATGTTAGGTCTTTTGAACATCGTTTTAAGCCGAATAGTTTCTGCTATTTTGGGCTAATATCAAAGACAAAAGCTTTTGAGGAAATGCTGGAAGGTTGGAAGACCTTTAACCGTAAAGGAATTTATGAGCTGCATATTTGCACCAGTTCCGATTATGTGTATCTTATAGATGATATGATGAAATACAATATCTCAGTACACTTGCGATGTAATGAAAGGGAAGTATCAGAAATATTATCTATGTGTGATTTTGGAATACTGCCAATTATGCCTTGTGTAAGTACCAATAATGCAACGTTGAAGGCAATATTGGTACATGGGTGCATACCGATTGGTAAAATAGATCCAGAATGTGATGAATTTGAAAAACTCTTTATAAAAATGGAGAGTTATCATCCGAGTGCTTTTGCGGTAGCGATTGATAAAGCGGTGTCTCTGACCCTGCAAGTAAAGGAAGATCTAAGGGCTCAGGGGACTTTCTATGCAAGAAACTTCACAATCGAAAAGACATGTCGGGAAATCATTGAGAATATTTCTGAGGTGCGTTATGAAAATTCTGCAAGTAAATAA
- a CDS encoding glycosyltransferase, whose product MKILQVNKLFYPHVGGVEKVVLDLCEQLSGDVGMNVLIANNSFCRKNETIAGANIERVPSVGTLLSMPIAPLFPFHIAKYTAVDLMHFHFPFPLGEISYLMNQWHLKARTVVTWHCDIVRQKKVLKLYTPLLHKFLQSMDCIVTTSPNMIEHSEFLQPYRDKCKVIPLGINPKQFEPNKQVLADAAKIKIRYKRPILFFMGRLVNYKGLSYLIDAMQDINADLLIGGSGKIRLELEQQVQDRGLQDKIHFTGFISDEDLPAYYHASDIFVLPSIDPSEAFGIVQLEAQVCGVPVVSTNLNTGVPYANLNGVTGIVVDPGNSKELSRAINSLLSDDSRRRLLGVQAHERVMSEFTVQAMGKAYFELYKQLCEK is encoded by the coding sequence ATGAAAATTCTGCAAGTAAATAAACTGTTTTATCCCCATGTAGGGGGAGTGGAAAAAGTAGTTTTAGACTTATGTGAGCAATTATCAGGTGATGTGGGGATGAATGTTTTAATAGCAAATAATTCTTTTTGCAGAAAAAATGAGACGATAGCCGGTGCTAATATTGAAAGAGTTCCAAGCGTAGGAACTCTGCTATCTATGCCGATTGCCCCCCTTTTTCCTTTTCATATTGCAAAATATACCGCAGTAGATCTAATGCATTTTCATTTTCCCTTCCCCTTGGGGGAAATTTCGTATCTTATGAATCAGTGGCATCTAAAGGCTCGTACCGTTGTTACTTGGCATTGCGATATTGTGAGACAGAAGAAAGTTCTAAAATTATATACTCCCTTATTACACAAATTTCTTCAAAGTATGGATTGTATTGTTACGACATCTCCAAATATGATTGAACACTCTGAATTTCTTCAGCCATATCGTGATAAATGTAAGGTTATACCTCTAGGGATTAACCCCAAACAGTTTGAACCTAACAAGCAAGTACTTGCAGATGCGGCTAAAATAAAAATTAGGTATAAACGCCCAATACTATTTTTCATGGGAAGGCTAGTTAACTATAAAGGCTTATCTTATCTGATTGACGCTATGCAAGATATAAATGCAGATTTATTAATTGGAGGATCTGGGAAAATTCGATTAGAACTTGAACAGCAGGTTCAAGACCGAGGCCTCCAAGATAAGATACATTTTACAGGATTTATAAGTGATGAGGATTTACCAGCATATTATCATGCATCGGATATATTTGTACTTCCTTCTATTGACCCGAGCGAAGCATTTGGGATTGTGCAACTTGAAGCACAAGTATGTGGCGTTCCGGTTGTTTCAACGAACCTAAATACGGGTGTGCCATATGCTAATCTTAATGGTGTTACAGGGATCGTAGTAGATCCAGGAAATTCAAAAGAGTTGTCACGAGCTATAAATAGTCTTCTTAGTGATGATAGCAGGCGAAGGCTGTTAGGGGTGCAAGCTCATGAACGTGTAATGTCTGAGTTTACAGTACAAGCAATGGGGAAAGCGTACTTTGAATTATACAAACAACTATGTGAAAAATGA
- a CDS encoding polysaccharide pyruvyl transferase family protein, whose protein sequence is MKIRVSHISNTYNNGSFMMAINLIHHLVAKIPSNTVFYTDAPNDSNMMRLTSSLPNVDVVGRECDEKLFANPNNGLKPIRIMKLYMNKLYQIVMDKANLHVVLGGDDLSEYYGTSYLVYGLLSIYLYSLKMPVYLVGQTVGPFTGWRKYIACFVLKRCNIYTREKLNFNYLRDELGLSNIQESRDLAFLELPGQNDITLKQSLLSRYGLQEEKYITIVPSGLYAHYCRNQEAYVQNFVNVIRKLKAGGVHSSYKIVLLPHVINTESDDRFIISKIMELLDKKEDIVTIFDELMPNELRMILGNGYFTITGRMHAAVSTFQMGRPAISLAYSVKYKGVISSGLDMDDLVLDCSDSSRWASNLVAEDIMSCIDLIDKDYLVMRSKIVSKVSESKDLAEKQIVAISERLISPTGLYPKACVDEY, encoded by the coding sequence ATGAAAATACGCGTTAGTCATATTTCCAATACCTATAATAATGGTAGTTTTATGATGGCGATTAATTTAATACATCATCTTGTAGCAAAAATACCTTCCAATACTGTATTTTATACAGATGCACCAAATGATAGCAATATGATGCGGTTGACCTCTTCTTTGCCGAATGTGGATGTAGTTGGTCGAGAATGTGATGAGAAACTTTTTGCCAATCCTAATAACGGATTAAAACCTATACGCATAATGAAATTATATATGAACAAGCTATATCAAATTGTTATGGATAAGGCCAATCTGCATGTTGTTTTAGGTGGGGATGACTTATCCGAGTATTACGGTACAAGCTACTTAGTGTATGGCTTACTAAGCATTTATTTATATTCACTTAAAATGCCAGTGTATTTGGTTGGCCAAACAGTAGGACCATTTACTGGCTGGCGTAAATATATTGCATGTTTTGTATTAAAACGCTGCAATATCTATACTCGCGAAAAATTAAATTTCAATTATCTAAGGGATGAATTGGGTTTAAGCAATATACAGGAATCGAGAGATCTTGCATTTCTAGAACTACCGGGACAGAATGATATCACGCTAAAACAAAGTTTATTAAGTCGTTACGGATTGCAGGAAGAAAAATATATAACAATTGTACCTTCGGGTTTATATGCTCATTATTGTAGGAATCAAGAAGCATATGTTCAAAACTTTGTAAATGTCATTCGCAAACTCAAAGCAGGAGGAGTCCACAGTTCTTATAAGATTGTTTTGTTACCTCATGTTATTAATACAGAATCTGATGATCGATTTATCATTTCTAAAATAATGGAGTTGCTTGATAAGAAGGAAGATATAGTGACTATATTCGATGAGTTAATGCCAAATGAACTTAGGATGATATTGGGGAATGGATATTTTACAATAACTGGGCGCATGCACGCTGCAGTATCTACATTTCAAATGGGAAGGCCGGCAATCAGTCTTGCATACAGTGTAAAGTATAAAGGCGTTATTTCAAGTGGACTTGATATGGATGATCTTGTTCTAGATTGCAGTGATTCGAGTAGGTGGGCATCGAATTTAGTCGCAGAAGACATAATGTCCTGTATTGATTTGATAGATAAGGATTATTTAGTGATGAGAAGTAAAATAGTATCTAAAGTATCTGAATCAAAAGATCTTGCTGAAAAACAAATAGTGGCGATTAGCGAAAGGCTGATTTCGCCAACGGGCCTGTATCCAAAGGCATGTGTCGATGAATATTAA
- a CDS encoding glycosyltransferase, producing the protein MNIKVSIVVPVFNAKQYLDHCLESLRSQTLDEIEILVIDDGSTDESVAIISEYSQKDSRIKLICKENSGVSDTRNVGLIEAKGQYIGFVDSDDWIEPKMYESMYRQAIALNVDIVRCGLTMNREDSSLIEEITLPYEQEIPYKNGDIWSKFIRMLIGTSFTEANLRYDKALAGYSCVHLYNRKFLLSYNMKFDTQLKVYEDLLFNLTAYSHAKAVGIMNKLYYHYRQNSLSACNRYKPDLEHNQDLMVNHITNFIKEHKLDEEYTKALSYRIFFDTLWAVSNIFSRYNHESWKTKSKRVQNLFSKEHVRNSFFTLKSSGLSLPKRLLHLIIKSRLYSLLSVLYFAKGKMNDRSVCRNG; encoded by the coding sequence ATGAATATTAAAGTGAGTATTGTTGTTCCTGTATTTAATGCGAAACAATATCTGGATCATTGCTTGGAGTCGCTTAGATCACAGACTCTTGATGAAATTGAAATATTGGTTATAGATGATGGAAGTACAGATGAGAGTGTGGCAATCATTTCAGAGTATTCTCAAAAGGATTCACGGATTAAGCTTATTTGCAAAGAGAATTCTGGAGTGAGCGATACTCGAAATGTAGGTCTCATAGAGGCAAAGGGGCAATATATTGGATTCGTGGATTCCGATGATTGGATTGAACCGAAAATGTACGAATCTATGTATCGGCAGGCAATTGCTTTAAACGTTGATATAGTAAGATGCGGTCTGACAATGAATCGAGAAGACAGCAGTCTTATCGAAGAAATCACTCTGCCCTATGAACAAGAGATACCTTACAAAAATGGTGATATATGGAGTAAATTTATTAGAATGCTTATTGGGACATCGTTTACGGAGGCAAATCTTAGGTATGATAAGGCCCTCGCAGGATATTCTTGTGTGCACCTATATAACCGGAAGTTTCTTTTATCATATAATATGAAGTTTGATACCCAACTGAAAGTGTATGAAGATTTATTGTTTAATCTCACTGCATATAGCCATGCCAAAGCCGTTGGAATTATGAATAAACTGTACTACCATTATCGACAAAATTCTTTGTCAGCGTGCAATCGTTATAAGCCTGACTTAGAACATAATCAGGACTTGATGGTTAACCATATCACAAATTTTATAAAAGAGCACAAATTAGATGAAGAGTATACTAAAGCATTAAGCTATCGAATCTTTTTTGATACTCTTTGGGCAGTATCAAATATCTTCAGCCGATATAATCATGAATCATGGAAGACAAAGAGTAAACGTGTACAAAATCTATTTTCTAAAGAACATGTACGCAACTCATTTTTTACTTTGAAATCTTCGGGACTATCATTACCAAAGCGCCTGCTACATCTAATTATTAAAAGTAGGCTGTATTCGTTACTTTCAGTACTTTATTTTGCCAAAGGTAAGATGAATGATAGGAGTGTGTGCAGAAATGGATAG
- a CDS encoding glycosyltransferase: MDSNPKILVIAQTNMISGAETVMGEYMANNRDVEILVYTNKLSSVRQYFENLLGSDSVLSANSMRSYLVKQNPLLLPLYILSLLLNVWRAISIANKNGINIIYGNNSTDLGTLCLIKIFKGQRFRVIAHCHDMLTMKTLPGIYLKMFSRLLDVILVPSQATKRRLELLCYGSCDIKVVYNGLSLKTAIYNTEGESSTLVHNEFQEKKVIGFVGTICHRKRPDIFLNIVSQLLLIRNDIAGVMVGKVIEDEVGREVEGRIQEEALPVRFLGEVPHDELLSLYQRFDLLVLTSDRDPLPTVLIEAMSQGCPVFARDVDGVNEIIIDGESGYIFDYEYKIGEIVSKICSILDSNELRSCVSMRAKEVVADQFCIERKIKEINQIIRDIKGGFDAKCGVS, encoded by the coding sequence ATGGATAGCAACCCTAAAATTCTCGTTATTGCCCAAACCAATATGATTAGCGGAGCCGAAACAGTAATGGGCGAATATATGGCAAATAATCGTGATGTAGAAATCCTTGTTTATACTAATAAGCTATCTTCGGTCCGACAATATTTTGAAAACCTGTTAGGTTCTGATTCAGTACTATCTGCAAATTCCATGAGATCTTATCTTGTTAAGCAAAATCCGCTACTTTTACCTTTATATATTTTGAGTCTTTTATTAAATGTATGGCGTGCAATCAGCATAGCTAACAAGAATGGTATTAACATAATCTATGGGAATAACAGTACGGATCTAGGAACTTTATGTTTAATAAAAATATTCAAGGGGCAAAGATTCCGTGTAATCGCTCATTGCCATGACATGCTTACTATGAAGACTCTTCCTGGAATTTATCTGAAGATGTTTTCTAGGTTGCTAGATGTGATACTCGTTCCATCTCAGGCTACTAAGAGGCGTTTAGAATTGTTATGTTACGGTAGTTGTGATATAAAAGTGGTTTATAATGGTCTATCCTTAAAAACGGCAATATACAATACGGAAGGGGAGTCGTCAACTCTTGTGCATAACGAATTTCAAGAGAAAAAAGTAATTGGATTTGTGGGCACTATCTGTCATCGTAAGAGACCCGATATTTTTTTAAATATAGTAAGTCAATTGTTATTGATTCGCAATGACATTGCTGGTGTTATGGTTGGAAAAGTTATTGAGGACGAAGTTGGTAGGGAAGTTGAAGGGCGCATACAAGAAGAAGCATTACCTGTTCGTTTTTTAGGTGAAGTGCCTCATGATGAGTTGTTATCCTTGTACCAGCGTTTTGATTTGTTGGTGCTTACAAGTGATAGAGATCCACTTCCAACAGTGCTAATAGAAGCTATGTCACAAGGATGTCCAGTCTTTGCGCGAGATGTCGATGGCGTTAACGAAATTATTATAGATGGCGAAAGTGGCTATATTTTTGATTATGAGTACAAGATAGGAGAAATTGTTTCGAAGATCTGTAGCATACTGGATAGCAATGAACTTCGTAGTTGCGTTAGTATGCGCGCTAAAGAGGTCGTTGCCGATCAATTCTGTATAGAACGCAAGATAAAGGAAATCAATCAAATAATTCGTGACATAAAGGGCGGGTTTGACGCTAAATGCGGGGTTAGTTAG